The proteins below come from a single Drosophila teissieri strain GT53w chromosome 3L, Prin_Dtei_1.1, whole genome shotgun sequence genomic window:
- the LOC122618213 gene encoding uncharacterized protein LOC122618213 yields the protein MRFIQQNKQVKDNSKENPSQNSMESPPKSPTAAYAMFMHREELRRRKIQVSRVSATKIHLTSELIARTKQNIRQCSFEDLEILARETLFKKNLQRHLYYRRMHIHQLMLSKKKQQAKEKK from the coding sequence ATGCGTTTCATCCAGCAAAACAAGCAAGTTAAAGATAACTCCAAAGAGAATCCCTCCCAGAACTCAATGGAATCACCACCAAAGTCACCCACCGCCGCATATGCAATGTTCATGCACCGCGAAGAGTTGAGGAGGAGGAAAATCCAAGTCTCTCGGGTTTCAGCCACCAAAATTCACCTGACCAGCGAACTAATCGCTCGAACCAAGCAGAATATACGGCAGTGCAGCTTCGAGGATCTGGAGATTCTGGCCAGAGAGACGCTCTTCAAGAAGAATCTGCAAAGGCATCTCTACTATCGACGCATGCACATCCATCAACTGATGCTGAGCAAAAAGAAGCAGCAGGCCAAGGAAAAGAAGTGA